One segment of Streptomyces sp. NBC_00576 DNA contains the following:
- a CDS encoding Imm50 family immunity protein encodes MSADWSQLLASAEYLGELYDGAPPPTDAYDLFYVHIDEREDSVTLGFDTRAFPLKLPPEWRGKDFNAFEFHLFFTGVTGLRVTGWGASEAKVIDLTVDDGGHFDVALGSEASGIAFRATAARLARTRAYLASGNL; translated from the coding sequence ATGAGCGCTGACTGGTCGCAACTCCTCGCATCTGCCGAATACTTGGGGGAGCTGTACGACGGTGCCCCGCCCCCGACTGACGCGTACGACCTCTTCTACGTGCACATCGACGAACGGGAGGACTCGGTGACTCTGGGCTTCGACACCAGGGCCTTCCCGCTGAAACTGCCCCCCGAATGGAGGGGAAAGGACTTCAACGCCTTCGAGTTCCACCTGTTCTTCACGGGGGTTACCGGTCTCCGGGTCACGGGCTGGGGGGCTTCTGAAGCCAAGGTGATCGATCTGACCGTCGACGATGGAGGGCACTTCGACGTGGCCCTCGGGTCTGAGGCCTCCGGTATCGCGTTCCGTGCTACTGCGGCCCGTCTGGCCAGAACGCGCGCCTATCTCGCTTCGGGCAACCTTTGA
- a CDS encoding Imm50 family immunity protein, with product MTVESFLVNPEALNSLYGHVPDLVDVRIRSINLNWRGPTVTLRIDLPFFPGSAPQEWTDAGTDTVQCQLQFLAVENISLTGWDPPAVGRVEMSSWGRESRMRVTADGRGVALRFDCSESVRVGHVSAFRIQADGSDDGPHLFVSKIDARRHTFLPSTDEKTFYER from the coding sequence ATGACCGTTGAGAGTTTTCTCGTGAATCCGGAAGCACTCAATTCGCTCTATGGCCATGTCCCGGATCTCGTTGACGTCAGGATCAGATCGATCAATCTGAACTGGCGCGGACCCACGGTAACCCTCCGCATCGACCTGCCCTTCTTTCCCGGCTCGGCGCCACAGGAGTGGACCGATGCGGGTACGGACACGGTGCAGTGTCAACTTCAGTTCCTGGCAGTGGAGAACATCTCCCTCACCGGCTGGGACCCGCCGGCCGTCGGCCGCGTCGAGATGTCTTCGTGGGGCAGGGAGAGTCGTATGCGGGTAACCGCAGACGGTCGAGGGGTGGCGCTCCGATTTGACTGCAGTGAGTCCGTGCGCGTCGGCCATGTGAGCGCATTCAGAATCCAGGCCGACGGATCGGACGATGGACCGCATCTCTTCGTGAGCAAGATCGACGCCCGGCGGCACACCTTCCTTCCCTCGACCGATGAGAAGACGTTCTATGAGCGCTGA